Part of the Salmo salar chromosome ssa10, Ssal_v3.1, whole genome shotgun sequence genome is shown below.
CCTTTACGTCTCATGGACGTGTGTGACCTCACTTACACAGAGTGCAATGAGGGGCATGCCATCCTTGTCAATCTCATCAGGGTCCAGCTTAACAGAGCTCCCTCATCAGCGATAATGGGGAAGGGCAGGGGAGAGCACCCACTCACTGTTAAATGCCATCACATCctacagacagagaggttagagttcAGGGGTCAGCAATGATGGGGAAGGGCAGGGGACCGTGTCACCTTTAGTGGCTCCGATTTCGATCATTTAAATCTTTAGACTTCACCACTGCTAGTAGAGTAAAAGCGTCCGTTCTTTGCTCAGTAACTCCCTGATGTAATCATGGTGTCAACTACAAACAGACTATCTGTAGTATAATCTACAGACCTGAGAACTAGTCTGAAATGTAAGCTATAGAACCTGACACTCCGATCGGAGTCCAATGTCTTCAAAGTAACACAGCGCTTTCAGACACAGCAACATTAGGGTGACTGGGTTAGAGCAGGTTGTGGCCAGAgtgcatgtttttattttcaagtGTAAAATGGTGGAGAAAGTTCCTGTGTTCACAGCAGCAGAATGGCTGTACATCAGATGAAATTAATACTGCTCCTCATTGTGGGAAGGAAGGCTGCCATTAGTCACACGGTTACAGaaatgtgtgtgtagggagaggggGTTGGGGCAAGTGGTTTCACAGGACAGATTTTCATTACCTAGTTAACTTTTAATCCCAAAAACTTGTTGCGAACTTTGGAAGACGGGGGTGGTGTTGCTGTAACCTAGCAACCTAACCATATGGCCCATAACCAATACCCCAGTGTAAGATTTGATAACTTGCCAGGCCAGAGGAACTCTTTCCCTGTTGGACCTGAGAGGCTTTGGCGGGAGGTGAAATGTTTAGGAccttgcagatagaaatgtaatgaatagAGCTAGCATTATTCCCTGTTGTACATGACAGACAAACATGTTCTACACAATATATTTTTGTAAAGAAATGGCCATCTGTGAATGCAGTTGAGCCAGAGTAACAGCTGTGCAGACTAAACCAGTCTCGGGGGGAGTACACAGGGTGTGTGCATGTAATATTGATTTAGACATGGCTGACAGTGTTACAATATGGTAGTAAATCTGTGAGAGAGGCTGTCCATATTGTAGTTAGGCAATGTGCTCTACATTTTAACCACTTAGGCAATGGAttcagagagacaggtagagaaacCTTGCTCCAGGCAAGATGGTCGGCCACGCTGTCGATGGACAGCGCGATCATCTTAACGTTGCATTTCTTAAACTCGTCGCTGATCTTGGCAGCAGAGGCCAGCTGTTTACACTGGGGTAAAGTCCTGGGGGTGGGAGAACAGGACTCCCCATCTGGAGGAGAGAAGCCATCAGTAGGTCTCAAGACAGACTAGAGGAAATACCAGTCCAAATGCTCTTCAGCCAGAGAGCAACAAGTGGGTAGGGGTGGGAACAGACTCAGGCCTAAATCATTACAGTGTTTGTGTTTCACTTTAGCCGTTAACACGTCAGACTACGTAAGGGAAGGTGGATGGAAAGACTGAACATTTGGTGACCAGTCTCTGGAATATGTGGTTGACCAATGATGCAACAGTGTGTGGAGTGTGAAGAAAATAACAGGAAAACTTGTGGTACTGGTAACAGATGCTTCGTAGAGCCACACCTTTTTAGTATCATATTACATCAAAACAATAGACTGGGTCATGGGCTATTAAAGCAAGCTCTCTAAACATTGCTCTCCTCCCATCCCTTCACCACTCATTGTGTCATACTGGGACAGAATGGAGGTTGGAAAAATTGTTCAAAGTACTGTAACAGGTGGTCTTTGGTAGGACAATACAGGTCAAGACAGTAATTGTGAGGTTTTTACTGAAGTACTACAATTTGCACATCATTCTGTattcagtgttggggagtagtgaacggCAAGTAGTTTAACTAGTAATTTAATTACTAGTTGAGGTAACTTGGTAGTCGAATTaaatcttggtagtgttttcagtagttgatTGCTTTTTTGCCATGTAGCAGTGTAGCTAACTACACGCTACTTTTTTGGCAACAGACCTGCCCAATTCTCACTGCGTTCAaaataggctaaattacacattgACTCCAAACGCTAAAAAGAAAAGTGTTCTTGAGGGGTTCTTTGTCAGGGGTGAATGTGATGTGTAACCACTTTCACCAAATGTTTATTTGCATATCAGGAAGGGTTCTTTACTGCTGAGATGGTAGTAAAGAACCATCCTGTCCTTTACTTCACATTTTCCTTTATTCAATGAAATGCTGCACTTAAAAAGTTCCTGTAATTTTACAGTACACTATAGGCTACTGGTTGCAATCAAAGTACGGTAAACAACAAGTTAATGCATTttgtgtatttgtgccaaccATTGGTGGAAGTGTTGTACCAGTTTAAGTGGTTGATGGTTGTCAAAGCTTGAGCACTTATTTTAACACTCATTTCTGCCATCTTTATAAGAGCATATGACAAAGAGCTGCACTGATAAGAGGTTAGTGTGCATTTCACAGtaacttaacttctctagggccagtgggacgatttcgtcccacctacgtaacagccagtggaatcccgtggcgcgttattcaaataccttagaaatgctattattcaatttctcaaacatatgactattttacaccattttaaagactctcgttaatctaaccacactgtccgatttcaaaaaggctttacaacaaaagcaaaacattagattatgtcagcagagtacccagccagaaataatcagacacccatttttcaagctagcatataatgtcacaaaaacccagaagacagctaaatgcagcactaacctttgatgatctccatcagatgacactcctaggacattatgttatacaatacatgcatgttttgttcaatcaagttcatatttatatcaaaaccagctttttaaattagcatgtgacgttcagaactagcataccccccgcaaacttccgctgaatttacaaaattttttactaaattactcacgataaacattcacaaaaagcataacaattattttaagaattatagatacagaactcctctatgcactcgatatgtccgattttaaaatagcttttcggtgaaagcacattttgcaatattctaagtagatagcccggcatcacagggctagctatttagacacccagcaagtttagccttcaccaaactccaatttactattagaaaagtttgattacctttggtgttcttcgtcagaatgcactcccaggacttctacttcactaacaaatgttggtttggtcccaaataatccatagttatatccaaacagcggcgttttgtttgtgcgttcaagacactatccgaaagggtaaagaagggtgacgagcacggcgcatttcgtgacaaaaaaattctaaatattccattaccgtacttcgaagcatgtcaaccgctgtttaaaatcaatttttatgctatttttctcgtaaaaaagcgataatattccgaccgggaatctgcgtttaggtaaaaagacgaaagaaaataaagcacggggtcgactcgcgcctaagcccattgtcctctgatcggccacttgccaaaagcgcaaatgtgtttcagcctggggctgcctcgatatcattcagctttttcccgggctctgagagcctatgggagccgtaggaagtgtcacgttacagcaaagatcctcagtcttcaataaacagagacaagaagaacaagatcttgtcagagagggcacttcctgtaaggaatcttctcaggtttttgcctgccatatgagttctgttatacacagacaccattcaaacagttttagaaacttttggctttggatagaaaacaccctataattatatgcatattctagttactgggcaggagtagtaaccagattaaatctggtaagttttttatccggccgtgtcaatattgCCCCCTacacccaacaggttaatggcagTTAGTTGCCTGGAAGTTGCTGTGAATTTTGTGCTACCTAACTGGCAACTAGCTGTCAATCCagccacctaacaggtgtggcatatcaagaagctgattaaacagtatgatcattacacaggtgcaccttgtgctgggggcaataagagaccactctaaaatgtgcagttgtcacaacacaatgccacagatgtcttcaGTTTTGAAGCGTGCAATTGGCTAatgacagcaggaatgtccaccagaggtgttgccagataatttctctaccataagccacctctgtcgttttagagaatttggcagcatgTCCAACTGGCTTCACAACcgtagaccatgtgtatggcgtcgtgtgggtgaacggtttgctgatgtcaacgttgtgaacatagtgccccatggtggcagtggaattatggtatgggcaggcataagatacggacaatgaacacaaattgcattttatcaaaggcaatttgaatgcacaaaaatacagtgacgagatcctgaggcccatttatttttttttttaaaggcatctgtgaccagatgcatatctgtattcccagtcatgtgaaatccatacagtcgggtctaatgaatttatttcaattgactgatttcctcatgaactgtaattcagtaaaatcctTAGAATTCTTTCATTTGTTCAGTATACACATCTACCTTGTACTCCTGCACAGCAACTAGATACTGGTACCCTGAGTATGCAGCGAAATTATTGATacacattgtgtatttattacttttatattttatttctctgcattgttgggaagggccgtaaGTAGGCATTATACAGTTAGTCTACTTCTGttctttacaaagcatgtgacaaatacaattggacCTCTCCAACTTTACAAGAATATAATCAATATGCCTTGACCATATGACGATTTACAATCTAATAGAGCTTAAAGTGTCATGGTCGAGGCATATTGATCATATTCTTGTAAAGATGGAGATGTCTGTCTgtgacaaaaacattttaaaaaagcagagcatctctttaacACCACAGTCAACCAAACAGGTCCTGCAAGCTCTGGTTtttattacatcttgcctattgCCCGGTTATATGTTGAGGAGCTGCAAAAAGGACCTAGGAAAGTGGCATTTGgcacagaacagggcagcacgtcattgtaaatacaaggGTTGATATCAACAAGACACATGCCCACTCAATAAAGTATTGAGAAAATTCCACAGTCTGTATAATCAAATAACATACAGTTCTGACagacatacataccccacaagaacGCACCCAGTGTTCTTGTCACAAGTCCAAAACAAATTCAAGGCAATGCACAGTATTGTATAGAGCCATGATTACATGGAACACCCTTCCATATCATATTACCCAATAAAATAGCAAAATCTGctttcaaaaaaaaaaagtataacacgtcacaacgcctctcccctgcaTGAGCAGCACCATTGAGGCCGTCGCCATTTTAAAGTGTCAATTTACTTCACGattgaagttggaagtcccacccagttgaacacaaaaaaaaaaatggtggaagccctcaatggcttGATGCAGAGAAGAGTTACTTTACTGATAAGGGTCATTTTTGTTAATGATTTTAAAAGCTTTGGAAATCATTTAAGGAACTAGGCAATAGTAGTACTACCAAAAACAAACTAAACAGTATTGGTCTAGTCTCTTTCTTTTGCAAAGGTAGCAACAGCCAAAGTAGCCAGTATGCTAGCAGAGCTTAAATGCTCCAAAGCTACAGGCCTGCAAAGTTTCTTAGAGATTCTGCTGAGCAAATTGCCCCTTGTATTAAGCATATCGTCAATCTCTCTTGAACATGGCACCTTTCCCAGGGACATGAAACAATCAAAAGTTATACCTCTGTATAAGAAGGGGATAAAGTCTGACCCTGGagcggcagttagcctagtggttagagtgttggaccgaaaggttgcaagatcaaatccccgagctgacaaggtaaaaaaataaaaatacaattctgttgttctgcccctgaacaaggcagaggcctaggaacccactgttcctaggctgtcattgaaaataagaatgttcttaaatgacttgcctagttaaataaataaaaaatataggcCTGTGTCAGTGCTGTTTATGATATATTCCTTCCTGCCTCTATGCGCTCTCCTGCTCTCACCTTTCCCCttcgtttgtggacttcaatgaccACCACATCAGCTTTATGTGACCATGCAaagaattatttttttatttatttttttactttccaagccaaaccactaCACAGACTACATcgttgtccccatattagctaaTGTAATGTcctagtcagcatagctaatagaactaatgcattagtcattgtaaataatgttctcaacagacttgcctagttaaataaaaaaaatgtgtaaactCACCACAatcagtaacgttacagtgtatagtcagtaagTAGTTAGACCGgcggccccggtggcaataatttaataaaaccaaaagcttactttGACTCAGAAGAGTtcaagtgttgtgttggatagtcattgccagctagctaacatagtatccctctgtttgagccaggtgtttgagtaactaaactagccagctgcatttgctaagtaagtgaaactgaaaaagATTAAAATCTCGTGTCACCTTCATTTTTTAAGAAATGAAGTTGTTGaaaactgttgtctttctctttgagtcaactactcagcacattttatgcactgcagtgccagatagctgtagcttatgctttcagtactgtAGACCTACATTGCAAAACAGTATATTTCAATAAATTATttagtgacgtgaatatatttagtctaGTTTTTCAATGTTTTAACATTTTTCATTTTAAGAAATTCagtgaggatggtcctccccttcctctgaggagcctccactggcctGTATCTATCCTCAGTATAACAAAGAGCCTGTAAAGAGTTGTACATGAGCAAATTTATGAATGTCAACAAAGTCTAATGTGTGATTTTCTGTCAGGTTTGTCTACTTTACTTGAGTGACTTCATCAGGAAAGAGATTAAGGGAAATATCTGGAATGGTACTGCTTGACCTACAGAAGGTTTACCACTGTCCAaactggaaagggaaagggggatagcaAGTGGTAGAGGTTAACGGTTCACTGGCTAAGGCAAAACCAATGAGTTGTGGCGTTCCGCAGGGGAGCGTGCTTGCTCTTCTGTTTTtactgtataaaaaaataaaaaaataataaaaaaaaataaaaaaaagtgggtTCTTGCCATCTTTTCCTTTATGCAGATGACTCTACACTCTGGTGTCTCAAaagtaaaactatgttggagaGCATACTTAGCACAGAGCTTACTAACATTAGCAAATGGCTCTGAGCTAATACGCCATCTCTGCACTTAGGTAAACCGGAGGCAATTATTTTGGGGTTCAGACCTAAATTGTGTAGGTCCTCTGAAAGCAGAGTGGAGTTAGGAGGTGaggactactaaaacctcttaGCTACCTTGTATGCATCCTTTATGGAAACTTGGGAGGTGTGCGCATGGCCACTAAAGTGCTAGTGAAGGTTAATGCCAGGACTAAGTTTTTGGCTTGAAAGTCCAAGCTGCTTGATAAGAACTCCATGAGAGTGCTAGCCACTGGCCTAattcaatgccattttgactactctagtacttcctggtttgggggTTTATCTAAGCTTCTGAAGGGGAAGCTCAAGCTAGCCCAGAATAAgctgatcagggtagtattgaaggtgagtcTATGTACTCAGACAGGAGCAGTTTTCAGGAACtcaactggctgcctgttgagggTGTCTCAGATTAGACTGGGTTAggtttacaggagtatttatg
Proteins encoded:
- the prdx6 gene encoding LOW QUALITY PROTEIN: peroxiredoxin-6 (The sequence of the model RefSeq protein was modified relative to this genomic sequence to represent the inferred CDS: inserted 3 bases in 2 codons), with the protein product MSDGESCSPTPRTLPQCKQLASAAKISDEFKKCNVKMIALSIDSVADHLAWSKDVMAFNSEXGCSPLPFPIIADEGALLXLDPDEIDKDGMPLIALCVFVVGPDKMKLSMYPATTGRNFDELLSVIDSLELTALKVATPVDWRINTHSHFDIGQLEKAAELFPNGATTKELPSGKRYLRYTQP